From a region of the Streptomyces puniciscabiei genome:
- a CDS encoding AMP-binding protein, with amino-acid sequence MTFRTVERDEDDTAVVPYTSGTTGHPKRRAASPQRV; translated from the coding sequence CTGACGTTCCGGACGGTCGAACGCGACGAAGACGACACAGCGGTAGTCCCCTACACGTCCGGCACCACCGGCCACCCCAAGCGCAGAGCTGCGTCACCGCAACGTGTATGA
- a CDS encoding winged helix-turn-helix transcriptional regulator, which produces MRRTSFAHWPCSIARTMDLLGDWWTPLVLREAFYGIRRFDAFQVSLGIARNTLTDRLRRLVDEGLLEKRPYQTEPVRYDYVLTEKGRDFYGVLLVMNRWGDRWLSGEQGPPVVMRHEACGQEAHAEVVCSSCGEQMTAENTSPRMGPGYPPHLAERPDVRERFAG; this is translated from the coding sequence ATGAGGCGGACATCCTTTGCGCACTGGCCCTGCTCGATCGCACGCACCATGGACCTGCTCGGGGACTGGTGGACGCCGTTGGTGCTGCGTGAGGCGTTCTACGGAATCCGGCGGTTCGACGCGTTCCAGGTGTCACTGGGGATCGCGCGCAACACATTGACGGACCGGTTGCGCCGGCTGGTGGACGAGGGGCTGCTGGAGAAACGGCCGTACCAGACGGAGCCGGTTCGGTACGACTACGTGCTCACGGAGAAGGGGCGCGACTTCTACGGTGTGCTGCTGGTGATGAACCGGTGGGGGGACCGCTGGCTGTCCGGTGAACAGGGCCCGCCGGTAGTCATGCGTCACGAGGCCTGCGGACAGGAAGCCCACGCCGAGGTGGTGTGTTCTTCCTGCGGTGAGCAGATGACCGCGGAGAACACCAGTCCTCGGATGGGCCCCGGCTATCCGCCACACCTGGCCGAACGGCCGGATGTGCGGGAGCGTTTCGCCGGCTGA
- a CDS encoding saccharopine dehydrogenase NADP-binding domain-containing protein: MEKRRILLLGATGYTGRRVLRELLARGEKPTLVGRSRTKMLTLADRFEAELPVAEVDVTSSARLTRLLGPSDVVVSTVGPFMQLGMATVTAAARAGARYFDSTGEGPFARRVLLELDSVAAARGATLVPAFGYDYVPGNLAGALALEQAGERACHVEIGYFITRSGRGSELHYRSTLRDSWDLTTGGTRQTLVAAVAEDGFAYRSPGPGASSRLVDERAAKRVLTFRYAGVRRPAMTVPGTEHLGLPEVFPRLESVEVGMGWLGRWTRPVQIAAMLQAPLLRSAKVRAALTRWSGRLPGAHREPDTDGRSLVIAVARDGHGRPLATTALTGPDPYEMTGSLLAWGAVHAAAPDAVLKPGVHGPVAAFGLDTLRLGAAEAGVHEVDGASARR, from the coding sequence GTGGAAAAGCGCAGAATCCTGTTGCTGGGTGCGACGGGGTACACCGGGCGGCGAGTTCTCAGGGAACTGCTCGCACGAGGTGAGAAGCCGACCTTGGTCGGGCGAAGCCGAACGAAGATGCTGACCCTGGCCGACCGCTTCGAGGCGGAACTGCCGGTGGCGGAAGTGGACGTCACCTCTTCCGCCCGCCTCACGCGCCTTCTGGGCCCCAGCGATGTGGTCGTCTCCACGGTCGGGCCGTTCATGCAACTGGGCATGGCCACGGTCACGGCCGCCGCGCGGGCGGGAGCGCGCTACTTCGACTCCACGGGGGAGGGCCCCTTCGCCCGCCGGGTCCTCCTTGAACTGGACTCCGTCGCGGCCGCCCGGGGAGCGACTCTCGTGCCCGCGTTCGGCTACGACTACGTGCCCGGCAACCTCGCCGGCGCCCTGGCCCTGGAACAGGCGGGCGAGCGCGCATGCCATGTCGAGATCGGCTACTTCATCACCCGTTCGGGGCGCGGGAGTGAGCTGCATTACCGGAGCACCCTGCGCGACTCCTGGGACCTGACCACGGGTGGCACGCGCCAGACGCTGGTCGCCGCGGTGGCCGAGGACGGGTTCGCCTACCGCTCCCCAGGTCCTGGAGCCTCTTCCCGACTGGTCGACGAGCGGGCCGCCAAGCGTGTCCTCACCTTCCGCTACGCCGGTGTGCGACGCCCGGCCATGACCGTCCCGGGCACGGAGCATCTCGGCCTGCCCGAGGTCTTCCCTCGGCTGGAGAGCGTCGAGGTGGGGATGGGCTGGCTCGGGCGGTGGACGCGTCCGGTACAGATCGCCGCCATGCTCCAGGCGCCCTTGCTGAGGTCGGCGAAGGTGCGGGCTGCTCTGACGCGGTGGTCCGGGAGGCTCCCGGGAGCACATCGTGAGCCGGACACCGACGGCCGTTCCCTGGTGATCGCGGTCGCCCGCGACGGCCACGGTCGTCCCCTGGCCACGACGGCCCTCACCGGACCCGATCCCTACGAGATGACGGGCTCCCTCCTGGCGTGGGGTGCAGTCCATGCGGCGGCGCCGGATGCCGTCCTCAAGCCCGGTGTGCACGGTCCGGTCGCGGCCTTCGGGCTCGACACCCTCAGGCTCGGCGCCGCCGAGGCGGGAGTACACGAAGTCGACGGGGCCTCGGCACGTCGGTGA
- a CDS encoding TetR/AcrR family transcriptional regulator gives MRGPNRRQLYAEQTRADLVAAARKLFVDNGFADTSVEAITAAAQVSKGTFYHHFPDKKAMFAELYTQLLQPVGALADAASEAIRATPGKPALTAVSNLTHAFLRRTIDDPLHRELMAQAPSVLVEQYRHINDTVAQPPIERLLTVLAERGDVESDVPVATVARLLLAVLCEGNQIIAAAADREDALARTFHTITLLMSGLAADGVSAPG, from the coding sequence ATGAGAGGGCCAAACCGACGACAGTTGTATGCGGAGCAGACCCGGGCGGACCTGGTGGCGGCCGCGCGCAAACTCTTCGTCGACAACGGGTTCGCGGACACGTCGGTGGAGGCCATCACCGCGGCGGCGCAAGTGAGCAAGGGCACCTTCTACCACCACTTCCCGGACAAGAAGGCGATGTTCGCCGAGCTCTACACGCAGTTGCTCCAGCCGGTCGGAGCGCTCGCCGACGCGGCGTCCGAGGCGATCCGTGCGACACCGGGCAAGCCTGCCTTGACCGCCGTGTCGAACCTCACGCACGCCTTCTTGCGGCGGACCATCGACGATCCCCTGCATCGAGAGCTCATGGCCCAGGCGCCCTCGGTGCTGGTGGAGCAGTACCGGCACATCAACGACACGGTGGCCCAGCCGCCGATCGAACGGCTCTTGACTGTCCTGGCCGAACGCGGTGACGTGGAATCGGATGTTCCGGTCGCCACCGTCGCCCGCCTGCTGTTGGCCGTCCTGTGCGAGGGTAACCAGATCATCGCCGCCGCGGCGGACCGGGAGGACGCCCTGGCCAGGACGTTCCACACGATCACCCTGCTGATGTCGGGCCTGGCGGCGGACGGCGTCAGCGCGCCCGGTTGA
- a CDS encoding SDR family oxidoreductase — protein MTQTLADKTILMSGGSRGIGLAIALRAARDGANVVMLAKTAVPHPKLEGTVHTAVDEIERAGGKGLAVVGDVRDEDDVRTAVNAAVSAFGGIDIVVNNASAIDLSSSEQLEMKRYDLMQDINTRGTFLLSKAAIPHLRKAGNPHILTLSPPLNLAPHWVGKHLGYTLSKYGMSLCTIGLAEELAADGIAANSLWPRTLIDTAAVRNVVGGAGQARSPRIMADAAYAILTRDARKCTANLFIDDEVLSDEGVTDLSVYSPADFEGDLALDIFVDPA, from the coding sequence ATGACACAGACGCTGGCCGACAAGACCATCCTGATGTCGGGAGGCAGCCGCGGCATCGGACTCGCCATCGCTCTGCGCGCGGCTCGCGACGGTGCGAACGTGGTGATGCTCGCCAAGACCGCCGTGCCGCATCCGAAGCTCGAAGGCACGGTCCACACCGCCGTTGACGAGATTGAGCGCGCGGGCGGCAAGGGGCTGGCCGTCGTCGGTGACGTCCGCGACGAGGACGATGTGCGCACCGCTGTCAACGCGGCGGTCAGCGCCTTCGGTGGCATAGACATCGTGGTGAACAACGCCAGCGCCATCGACCTGTCGTCGTCGGAGCAGCTGGAGATGAAGCGGTACGACCTGATGCAGGACATCAACACGCGCGGCACGTTCCTGCTGAGCAAGGCCGCTATCCCGCACCTGCGCAAAGCGGGCAACCCGCATATCCTCACGCTCTCCCCGCCGTTGAACCTCGCGCCGCACTGGGTGGGGAAGCACCTCGGTTACACGCTGTCGAAGTACGGCATGAGTCTGTGCACCATCGGGCTCGCCGAGGAGCTCGCCGCCGACGGCATCGCCGCCAACTCGTTGTGGCCGCGGACCCTGATCGACACGGCCGCCGTGCGCAACGTGGTCGGCGGCGCCGGACAAGCCCGTAGTCCGCGGATCATGGCGGACGCCGCGTACGCCATCCTCACGCGTGACGCGCGGAAGTGCACCGCCAACCTGTTCATCGACGACGAGGTCCTGTCGGACGAGGGCGTCACCGACCTGTCCGTCTACAGCCCTGCCGACTTCGAAGGCGATCTCGCGCTCGACATATTCGTCGATCCGGCCTGA
- a CDS encoding acyl-CoA dehydrogenase family protein, producing MTSTPTRQIDRLYHELLAPKETQSVRAAVRRIAEHEVAPHAVAIAGGDERTDGFPRHVFDALASAGVFRIPFPSEVGGDGLTHPASATAAAIEELAYYSSSVAAVFDVHCILAGNALRQGTEEQQQRWLRKVAEGSVVGAFATTEPNASSDLSPQAVQTEAIRTEAGWVLNGHKRWISNSPVAGFVVVLARTGTRLSMFIVDTALPGVEVGLPDRKMGNRGQLTADIRFTDVHLTDDDLLGGAEGHGLRHALSTLTYGRIGIAAAGVGMAQAAFDHTVAHLSTRHAFGKPVAANQHWQFLLAERATEIENARTLYTKAALRLDAGNPSPEPEAAMAKYYATKLSVDMARDAVQAFGGLGFARELGADGSPGPVEAIYRDSKIGEIYEGTNEIQKWVIARQIFGRAIVG from the coding sequence ATGACTTCCACTCCCACACGCCAGATCGACCGGCTCTACCACGAGCTCCTCGCCCCCAAAGAGACACAGTCCGTTCGCGCTGCCGTGCGCCGGATCGCAGAGCACGAAGTGGCTCCCCACGCCGTGGCGATCGCGGGGGGCGACGAGCGCACGGACGGCTTTCCCCGGCATGTGTTTGACGCGCTTGCGTCGGCGGGCGTCTTCCGGATCCCCTTCCCCAGCGAGGTCGGCGGCGACGGTCTGACCCATCCGGCGAGCGCCACCGCCGCGGCCATCGAGGAACTGGCCTACTACTCCAGCAGCGTCGCGGCCGTCTTCGACGTGCACTGCATCCTGGCGGGCAACGCCCTGCGGCAGGGCACCGAGGAGCAGCAGCAGCGATGGCTGCGAAAGGTCGCGGAGGGCTCAGTGGTCGGCGCGTTCGCCACCACCGAGCCGAACGCCTCAAGTGACCTGTCCCCGCAGGCGGTTCAGACCGAGGCGATACGCACCGAGGCCGGCTGGGTGCTGAACGGCCACAAGCGGTGGATCTCCAACTCGCCCGTCGCCGGGTTCGTGGTGGTTCTCGCCCGCACCGGCACCCGGCTGAGCATGTTCATCGTCGACACGGCACTTCCCGGAGTGGAAGTCGGCCTTCCAGACCGCAAGATGGGCAACCGCGGCCAGCTCACCGCGGACATCCGCTTCACGGATGTGCACCTGACCGACGACGACCTTCTCGGTGGCGCCGAGGGACACGGACTACGCCATGCGCTGTCCACTCTGACCTACGGCCGGATCGGTATCGCGGCTGCCGGGGTCGGAATGGCGCAGGCCGCCTTCGACCACACCGTGGCCCACCTGTCGACGCGACACGCCTTCGGCAAGCCGGTGGCCGCCAACCAGCACTGGCAGTTCCTGCTCGCCGAACGGGCCACCGAGATCGAGAACGCCCGCACCCTCTACACCAAGGCCGCCCTGCGCCTGGACGCGGGCAACCCGTCCCCGGAGCCCGAGGCCGCGATGGCGAAGTACTACGCCACCAAGCTGTCGGTGGACATGGCGCGCGACGCCGTCCAGGCCTTCGGAGGCCTCGGCTTCGCGCGCGAACTGGGTGCCGACGGCAGCCCCGGACCCGTCGAGGCGATCTACCGGGACAGCAAGATCGGCGAAATCTATGAGGGCACCAACGAGATCCAGAAGTGGGTCATAGCCCGGCAGATCTTCGGTCGGGCCATCGTCGGCTGA
- a CDS encoding SDR family oxidoreductase → MKRDLLGRKLVVTGAARGIGEKVARLAIARGAQVALIGLEPDRLRDLARELGPAASWREADVRDGAVLRSAIDEAAGVMGGIDLVVANAGVVAYGTVRQTDEASFERVLDINLNGVFRTLKYVTPHLERSRGHVLVVASALSFMPLAAMASYGASKAAAELLALTYRQEVAHLGVTVGLVHPSWIDTDLVRGAEADLPSFQGLRNRLPYPGNVTTSADRAAAAIVDGLVRRRSRVYVPRAVVVANWAKAALNSPLAWPWARRFAARAVPSLEREVAALGRHDQLTPGTGTSAAETKSP, encoded by the coding sequence ATGAAACGTGACTTGCTGGGCAGAAAGCTGGTTGTCACCGGAGCGGCGCGCGGCATCGGCGAGAAGGTGGCCCGCCTGGCCATCGCCCGAGGCGCTCAGGTGGCCTTGATCGGACTGGAGCCCGATCGGCTCCGTGACCTCGCCCGCGAGCTGGGCCCCGCCGCTTCCTGGCGGGAGGCCGATGTGCGCGACGGCGCCGTCCTGCGGTCAGCGATCGACGAGGCTGCGGGGGTCATGGGCGGCATCGATCTGGTCGTCGCCAATGCCGGCGTCGTGGCGTACGGGACCGTGCGACAGACGGACGAGGCGTCGTTCGAGCGGGTCCTGGACATCAATCTGAACGGTGTCTTCCGGACCCTCAAGTACGTGACGCCCCATCTGGAGCGCAGCCGGGGACACGTGCTGGTCGTGGCGTCCGCGCTGTCCTTCATGCCGCTGGCGGCGATGGCCTCCTACGGCGCCAGCAAGGCTGCGGCCGAGCTGCTCGCCCTGACCTACCGCCAGGAGGTGGCGCACCTCGGCGTCACGGTCGGCCTGGTGCACCCCTCTTGGATCGACACGGATCTCGTCCGGGGCGCCGAGGCGGACCTCCCCTCGTTCCAGGGCCTGCGCAACCGACTTCCCTACCCGGGCAATGTCACCACGAGTGCCGACCGGGCGGCTGCCGCGATCGTCGACGGGCTCGTGCGCCGCCGCAGCCGTGTGTACGTCCCGCGCGCGGTCGTCGTGGCCAACTGGGCCAAGGCAGCGCTGAATTCGCCACTGGCCTGGCCATGGGCGAGGCGCTTCGCGGCCCGTGCCGTTCCGTCCCTCGAACGGGAGGTCGCGGCGCTGGGGAGGCATGACCAACTCACGCCGGGCACCGGTACCTCTGCCGCGGAGACCAAGTCGCCCTAG
- a CDS encoding SRPBCC family protein, translated as MEWTGARYADKPTVEVRTWIAAPPEQVWTLVSDIELMPRMSSELQSVEWLDGRTAPALGARFIGRSKHEALGEWATTSHIVECEPPRLLAWAVENPQNPTAIWRFTLEPQGGGTLLSEWMQMGPARSGLSFAIDRMPEKEQKIVFVRMREFEANMTITLEEIKKLAERARPAGEARL; from the coding sequence ATGGAGTGGACAGGCGCGCGCTATGCGGACAAGCCGACGGTGGAGGTCCGCACCTGGATCGCGGCCCCGCCCGAACAGGTGTGGACGCTCGTGTCCGACATCGAGTTGATGCCGCGTATGAGCTCCGAACTGCAGTCCGTCGAATGGCTGGACGGCAGGACCGCCCCTGCCCTGGGAGCCCGGTTCATCGGCCGGAGCAAGCACGAGGCACTCGGGGAGTGGGCCACCACCTCCCACATCGTCGAGTGCGAGCCGCCGAGGCTGCTTGCCTGGGCCGTCGAGAACCCGCAGAACCCGACGGCGATCTGGCGGTTCACGTTGGAGCCGCAGGGCGGTGGCACTCTGCTGAGCGAATGGATGCAGATGGGGCCGGCCCGTTCGGGCCTCTCCTTCGCCATCGATCGCATGCCGGAGAAGGAGCAGAAGATCGTCTTCGTGCGCATGCGGGAGTTCGAGGCCAACATGACCATCACCCTCGAAGAGATCAAGAAGCTGGCCGAGAGGGCCCGGCCCGCGGGCGAGGCGAGGCTCTGA
- a CDS encoding amidase — translation MSDVPFQPAVEQSRALAAGEISSRELVELYLERIATHSTVLNAVVTLDPERARREAGEADAARAAGRDLGPLHGVPITVKDSFETAGMRTVCGRTDLKDYVPDQDAEAVKRLRSAGAVIMGKSNMPPGNQDVQADNPVFGPSSNPWDTTRTSGGSAGGGAVATAAGLTAFDFGSEIGGSTRIPSHFNGLYGHKSTWRSIPLIGHVPYGPGPGRWTEADMGCGGAQVRDARDLVPILRATVGPADYDGGFSYTLAPPRATKLADFRVAVWSEDPACPVDSDVAAAVDDAVTVLRAAGAKITVQPAGLPVDIATNHEKAFQPLLFGAGDRTGLAPASSAAVLARFVQHPRGDAGPALLGTFQSHYHWLQAHMVRNEIRQRWFEFFQDFDIVLMPVTPTAAPAHHNKLIDWFGRPFEVEGVRRPYWDQVKWSAVANVSGGPATTIPVRRGRSGLPIGLQAMGPSGGDLTTIEFAALLGREVDGFVPPPAFVQTPTTGP, via the coding sequence GTGAGTGACGTCCCCTTCCAGCCCGCAGTGGAGCAGTCACGCGCGCTGGCCGCGGGTGAGATCTCGAGCCGAGAACTCGTCGAGCTCTATCTTGAGCGGATCGCCACCCATAGCACCGTGTTGAACGCGGTGGTGACCCTTGACCCCGAGCGGGCCCGTCGCGAGGCCGGGGAAGCGGACGCCGCGCGGGCGGCCGGGCGAGACCTCGGTCCTCTGCACGGTGTGCCCATCACGGTCAAGGACAGCTTCGAGACAGCCGGGATGCGCACCGTCTGCGGGCGAACAGACCTCAAGGACTACGTGCCCGACCAGGACGCCGAGGCGGTCAAGCGGCTGCGTTCGGCCGGTGCCGTGATCATGGGGAAGAGCAACATGCCTCCGGGTAACCAGGACGTCCAGGCCGACAACCCGGTGTTCGGTCCTTCATCGAACCCGTGGGACACGACCCGTACCTCGGGCGGATCCGCCGGGGGCGGCGCCGTCGCCACCGCCGCGGGCCTAACGGCGTTCGACTTCGGCTCGGAAATCGGCGGATCGACCAGGATCCCGTCCCACTTCAACGGCCTGTACGGGCACAAGTCGACCTGGCGGTCCATACCCCTCATCGGGCATGTGCCCTACGGCCCGGGCCCGGGACGATGGACCGAGGCCGACATGGGCTGCGGCGGCGCGCAGGTCCGCGACGCCCGTGACCTCGTCCCGATCTTGCGGGCAACGGTCGGGCCCGCCGACTACGACGGCGGTTTCAGCTACACACTCGCACCGCCGCGCGCGACCAAGCTCGCCGACTTCCGGGTCGCCGTCTGGAGTGAGGATCCCGCGTGTCCCGTCGACAGCGACGTCGCGGCAGCCGTGGACGATGCAGTCACTGTGCTGCGGGCGGCCGGCGCGAAGATCACGGTCCAGCCCGCCGGCCTCCCTGTCGACATCGCGACGAATCACGAGAAGGCCTTCCAGCCCCTGCTCTTCGGCGCGGGCGACCGCACCGGCCTCGCTCCTGCCTCCAGCGCCGCGGTGCTGGCCCGGTTCGTCCAGCACCCGCGGGGTGACGCCGGTCCCGCCCTGCTCGGAACCTTCCAGTCCCACTATCACTGGCTGCAGGCCCACATGGTGCGCAATGAGATCCGGCAGCGATGGTTCGAGTTCTTCCAGGACTTCGACATCGTGCTCATGCCGGTCACCCCGACGGCCGCCCCCGCCCACCACAACAAGCTGATCGACTGGTTCGGGCGGCCATTCGAAGTCGAAGGTGTGCGACGCCCTTACTGGGACCAGGTCAAGTGGAGCGCCGTCGCCAACGTCTCCGGGGGGCCGGCGACGACCATCCCGGTGCGCCGAGGCAGGAGCGGACTGCCCATCGGTCTGCAGGCCATGGGCCCGAGCGGGGGCGATCTCACCACCATCGAGTTCGCCGCCCTGCTGGGCCGGGAAGTAGACGGCTTCGTGCCGCCTCCGGCCTTCGTCCAGACCCCCACCACTGGACCCTGA
- a CDS encoding LLM class flavin-dependent oxidoreductase: MRTSTTIEASGGDWREIVAYVTEAEKLGLDICWVAEAWGSEAPSPLGYLAAKTERMLLGSGIIQLGTRTPMAIARAAITLSQISEGRFLLGLGPSGPQVIEGLHGVPFARPLVRMRETVEIVREAAAGGKVSYSGKEFRIPLPGGQAKPMRLSMRAEHDIPVYLATLSPKMLHLTGEIADGWLGTSFVPEGAKEAYFDHLDQGLAAAGRARADLDICQGAEVAFADDEDALSAMVAGRKKELAFSLGGMGSATTNFYNNAYSRQGWAEVAAEVVTRWQAGDRDGAAGLVTDEMVLATTLIGTEGMVRQRLRVWRDAGVDTVRFYPAGETLDARLTTIGRAIDLVRDIENEAAR; the protein is encoded by the coding sequence ATGCGTACCTCCACCACGATCGAGGCTTCCGGGGGCGACTGGCGGGAGATCGTCGCCTATGTCACCGAGGCGGAGAAGCTCGGTCTTGACATCTGCTGGGTGGCGGAGGCGTGGGGCTCCGAGGCCCCCTCGCCGTTGGGCTACCTCGCGGCGAAGACCGAGCGCATGCTCCTCGGATCCGGAATCATCCAACTCGGCACCCGCACGCCGATGGCCATCGCCCGCGCCGCGATCACACTGTCGCAGATCTCCGAGGGGCGCTTCCTTCTCGGCCTGGGCCCCTCCGGGCCGCAGGTGATCGAGGGGCTGCACGGCGTGCCCTTCGCCCGGCCGCTGGTGCGGATGCGGGAGACCGTCGAGATCGTGCGGGAGGCCGCCGCGGGCGGCAAAGTCTCCTACTCAGGAAAGGAGTTCCGGATTCCGCTGCCGGGCGGGCAGGCGAAGCCCATGCGTCTGTCGATGCGTGCCGAGCATGACATTCCGGTCTACCTCGCCACTCTCTCGCCGAAGATGCTGCACCTGACCGGTGAGATCGCCGATGGGTGGCTGGGCACCAGTTTCGTGCCCGAGGGCGCCAAGGAGGCGTACTTCGACCACCTGGACCAGGGCCTTGCCGCCGCCGGTCGCGCCCGTGCCGACCTCGACATCTGCCAAGGCGCCGAGGTCGCCTTCGCGGACGACGAGGACGCGCTGAGCGCGATGGTGGCCGGACGCAAGAAGGAACTTGCCTTCAGCCTCGGCGGCATGGGTTCCGCGACCACGAACTTCTACAACAACGCCTACAGCCGCCAGGGTTGGGCCGAGGTGGCGGCCGAAGTCGTCACACGTTGGCAGGCCGGTGACCGGGACGGCGCGGCCGGCCTGGTCACCGACGAAATGGTGCTGGCGACCACTCTGATCGGAACCGAGGGCATGGTGCGCCAACGGCTGCGCGTGTGGCGCGACGCCGGTGTGGACACCGTACGTTTCTATCCGGCCGGAGAGACCCTCGACGCTCGGCTCACCACTATCGGCCGGGCCATCGACCTGGTCCGTGACATCGAGAACGAGGCGGCACGGTAG
- a CDS encoding AMP-binding protein, with protein sequence MSRNASRLLTDSASRYPERTAIVFGDDRITYEALDAAANRGANLLVSRGIQPGDKVALSCPDSPASTSASSRPAPRSCR encoded by the coding sequence TTGAGCCGCAACGCGTCACGACTGCTGACGGATTCCGCGTCCCGCTACCCGGAACGCACCGCGATCGTCTTCGGCGACGACCGCATCACGTACGAGGCCCTCGACGCCGCGGCCAACCGGGGGGCGAACCTGCTCGTCTCGCGCGGGATCCAGCCCGGGGACAAGGTCGCGCTGTCCTGCCCCGATTCTCCGGCATCTACTTCGGCATCCTCAAGGCCGGCACCGCGGTCGTGCCGCTGA
- the lpdA gene encoding dihydrolipoyl dehydrogenase: MDEQGEHFDVVVLGAGPGGYVAAVRAAQLGKRVAVVEERYWGGVCLNVGCIPTKALLRNAELAHVFTREAETFGIKVDGEVSFDYGEAFRRSRKVADGRVKGVHYLMKKNKITEISGRGSFLDPHTLQVADYDGNTRTIGFENCIIAAGATPKLLPGTKRSARVVTYEEQILAEDLPQSIVIAGAGAIGVEFAYVLHNYGVKVTVVEFLDRIAPLEDAEVSAELAKQYRKLGIDVLTSTRVESIDESGPQVRVTVTGKDGTQQVLEADKVLQAIGFAPNVTGYGLENTGVRVTERGAIDVDGRCRTSVPHIYAIGDVTAKLMLAHAAEAMGVVAAETIADAETMELDYVMIPRSTFCQPQIASFGYTEAQAREKGYDVQVAKFPFTANAKAHGLGDAGGFVKLISDGKYGELLGGHLIGPDVTELLPELTLAQQWDLTVHEVARNVHAHPTLGEAVKEAVHGLAGHMINM; the protein is encoded by the coding sequence ATGGACGAGCAGGGTGAGCACTTCGACGTCGTCGTACTCGGCGCGGGCCCGGGCGGGTACGTAGCCGCCGTCAGGGCCGCCCAACTGGGCAAGCGCGTAGCGGTCGTCGAGGAGAGGTACTGGGGCGGCGTATGCCTGAACGTGGGCTGCATCCCCACCAAGGCCCTGCTGCGCAACGCCGAACTGGCGCACGTCTTCACGCGCGAGGCGGAGACCTTTGGCATCAAGGTCGATGGTGAGGTCTCCTTCGACTACGGGGAGGCATTCCGCCGTAGTCGGAAGGTCGCGGACGGCCGGGTCAAGGGCGTCCACTACCTGATGAAAAAGAACAAGATCACCGAAATCAGCGGACGCGGCTCGTTCCTCGACCCGCACACACTCCAGGTGGCCGACTACGACGGCAACACCCGCACCATCGGCTTCGAGAACTGCATCATCGCCGCCGGGGCGACCCCCAAGCTGCTGCCCGGCACCAAGCGCAGCGCGCGCGTGGTGACGTACGAGGAGCAGATCCTCGCCGAGGACCTGCCGCAGTCGATCGTGATCGCCGGCGCCGGGGCCATCGGCGTCGAGTTCGCCTATGTGCTGCACAACTACGGCGTCAAGGTCACTGTCGTCGAGTTCCTGGACCGTATCGCCCCGCTGGAGGACGCCGAGGTCTCCGCCGAACTGGCCAAGCAGTACCGGAAGTTGGGCATCGACGTGCTCACCTCGACCCGCGTCGAGTCGATTGACGAGTCCGGCCCGCAGGTCCGAGTCACCGTCACCGGCAAGGACGGCACCCAGCAGGTGCTGGAGGCCGACAAGGTCCTGCAGGCCATCGGCTTCGCCCCGAACGTCACCGGATACGGCCTGGAGAACACCGGCGTCCGCGTCACCGAGCGCGGCGCGATCGACGTGGACGGCCGCTGCCGCACCTCCGTACCGCACATCTACGCCATCGGCGACGTCACCGCGAAGCTGATGCTCGCGCACGCCGCCGAGGCGATGGGCGTGGTCGCCGCCGAGACGATCGCGGACGCGGAGACCATGGAGCTGGACTACGTGATGATCCCGCGATCCACCTTCTGCCAGCCGCAGATCGCCAGCTTCGGCTACACCGAGGCGCAGGCGAGGGAGAAGGGGTACGACGTCCAGGTCGCCAAGTTCCCGTTCACCGCGAACGCCAAGGCCCACGGCCTGGGCGACGCGGGCGGCTTCGTGAAGCTGATCAGCGACGGCAAGTACGGCGAACTCCTCGGCGGCCACCTCATCGGCCCCGACGTCACCGAACTCCTTCCCGAGCTGACCCTGGCCCAGCAGTGGGACCTCACCGTCCATGAGGTCGCCCGCAACGTCCACGCCCACCCCACCCTGGGCGAGGCGGTCAAGGAAGCCGTCCACGGCCTCGCGGGCCACATGATCAACATGTAA